TTGGAAGAAGGGTTGAAGGGCATGTTTGGAGAACTAATGTTGGTGGAACAGAGCATATCTTGTAGGCCGCTAAACAGAGTGGAGTCAAGGGGCTTTATTTACACCAGTTCTTGCTGTGTGGTGACGGATCAAATGGGTGCACCATCCCACAACATCGATGAACAATGGCCTACACCATCCTTCGCACTCATCTATGGCGAGTCGAAGTCGGTATCCCGCTTGATATATGTGATGTAATCCAGGGGTGTATCCTTTGACACGCTGATGCATACCCTCGCATTTAGGCTGCTGCAGAAGCTATTGTTCTTAAGGGATCAAGTGACACAGTTGCCGCATGTTCTCTCCGGCCTTCTGTGCTATACGGACCGGGTGACGACCGGTTGGTCCCTGCAATACATGCATGTATAGCCAAGGGTAAAGCCCCGTTCATCGTCGGTGATGGCCAGAATCTGTGGGATGTGACATACGTCACCAATGTTGCCGATGCCCATGTTCTGGCTGCTGAGAATCTGATGTCTTCGAGGACTGCAGCCGGTGAAGTCTTCTTTACTCAGAACAATGAACGTATCACCTTTAGGGACTTTTGCCTTGCCATATGGGCTCATTTTGGCCACACACCCCCGTTTGAGATTCACATCCCGGGGACACTGGCTTACCTTGTTGGCTTGTCCTGTGGATTCTTGACATGGGTCTTTGGAACAACTAATATCTTGAGCCGCGGCAGTGTTAGGGATGCATGCTCTGTTCGTTATGCCAGTGGCGAGAGAGCAAAGCTGATACTAGGGTACAGACCCCAAGTCGGAATTGAAACTGGTATTCGGCTCAGTTGCGAGGTAAGTAGACAATCATACCTATCCATAGACTCCTCATGTCCTTATTTACTCATGTATCTAGGATTATGCTCGACCTATGGGGATCGAATCACCAATGCAGCAGGCATGTAAGAAGCGTGAGTGATCTTCGTGTGCATCTCAGCCAAGTGTTATGGTATTAACAGTGTAACCCTCCCATCAATGAAGAGGCGAGTACGTGTTGCTCTGACGTGACAGAAAACATTAGCTATTGTATTCCACGAATCATCTGCAAGCTTCAAGTCTTCTGGGACAGTTTGTTGGGCTGCAAACATTGTCTTCCTACGCGGTATCTTCCGCTATGCACCGTATAGGACTAGCCTATGACATTCCTTCTATTCCTTTTACTTCTCTAACCTGGCGTCATCCTTGTTTGACTATCTAAAAGACCCGtttgtcttcttcatagCCAACGGGATCGATAGAACGGTAGAAGCCCGAGAAGAGATTGTTCCGAATAGAACCGGATAGACTTTTGCAACACTTCGTATCTAATAGTTGGCCGAGGACTGAAATAGGAATCCAATAATTGAATTGTTCTCGGCCTTTCCTGGCAGCCAAAATCGGATCACCCCGCAATCCACAGGTACGTACATCTGACGAGGACTGGCCCACAGCTTGGGCAACAAAGCCCGCAGCCAGGTGTATGCCCAACTTGTGTCAAGAAGCATCAGGATCCCAATGGGGACGGCAAAGATTCGTGTGCTCCACCGTGGAATCCTAATTTCGGGCCGCCATCTGTTGGAACCTGGCGCTTCTATGGTCCACCGAGATATTGTTCTATCCAAGTACCACTATAATGGTAGACACTATGAGCCGTCGGACTTGTGTGGCCCCATCGTTTTAGTACTTCCGTCGACGGATCCGTCAGTGATCAGCGCAAGCTATAGGCAATGGAGTCAGCACCGGTACATAAGTGCAGCGGCAGTTGCCTCGATGGTGAAAGCAAAGGCCAATCCGGGGTAATAGATAGAATTTATGAAGGCGGGACATGACGAAGGATGGATTTCGTAGCACCTGCTTGGCTGCGTCCTGAGGGCTCAGGCAGGCGCCCTTAACCCGAACGGGACCAACCGGAGCTCCTTTTTGGAAGAAGTAGTATTTGACTTGACACCCAACAACCAGACTCCTAATGGATCCCATCTTCCTCGCAGCCATACTCCACCCGGATCTGTGTGGGGATAACCCACTCCGTACTGGAAGGAAACTCTAACCGTGAGCTTCCCGCGATGTAATTGCTGCATGATCTCCGATGGAGCCAAGCCCTGAGACAACCTGTCACTCTGCCCAGTGGATGCATGCGCCCTGCGCAATCCTGATATTGCTGCCCAAAACTCAGCGTAGGCGGGTATCTGTCGTCGGCTCCCCTCTTCCATTTCGATGTCCTATGATCCCTATGTCCTTTCGAGGTAGGATCAGCACCCGAACGCTGGCCGGAATCTGGTCCTGATGGGTTCTTTCCAGCTTTTCCGGGCTGATCCCACGAGAGGTACACCCCCCAAAGGGCAGTACAAGGAAGCACCTGATTGAAGGTGAGACAAAAAAGACGGGCAAGGGAACTGGGTCAGGCACCTGCGTGGTCCATACCTCGCGCTTTTGTGCTGACTGTTATTTATCCTCATCCAGTCGTTATTTACGCCCCTTTTCTGATCTCTCTCTGTAAACCTTGTCAAATGGGGCCTGATGTTGAGAGGATTTGATTGGCGATCCAACCCTGCTGTATATTGGTTTTCTCCGCAAGTCTTGTGCTAGACAGGAACGGAGTCCCCTTTGTGAGTGTCCCTTGGCCGTTGCAGCGTGGTGTTCTTCATATCCTGCCTATCTTTATCTAAGATATCGTGGGACggaagaagcaaaagctCGCCTCGGTCCACAATGATTGGGCCCATATCCTTGCCTTTGCTTACCTAGGTGTTTATATTAAACCAGAGCTCCCGAGCTTTGCAGTGAGACATCGCTCGAAAACAATCTTTGGTTTAGCAGCCCGGCAGCCTCAAAGAATATCCGACTAGTCCTATTTTGTGGTCTCTTTGCCAATTTTTGTGCTTAAATACAACCTCATGCGCCGGTGCCATCAGCCTAAGCAATAGCAATGTCCTCAACCTTCAGTTATTTCTCGGGAACGTCAGGCAGTGGCTCTTGCACGCGTTCCATTAGCAGTGAATCCGATTCCTGGTCCCGTCACAGGTCAGCGCTAACTGGCAAA
This Aspergillus flavus chromosome 1, complete sequence DNA region includes the following protein-coding sequences:
- a CDS encoding putative NAD dependent epimerase/dehydratase produces the protein MFGELMLVEQSISCRPLNRVESRGFIYTSSCCVVTDQMGAPSHNIDEQWPTPSFALIYGESKSAAAEAIVLKGSSDTVAACSLRPSVLYGPGDDRLVPAIHACIAKGKAPFIVGDGQNLWDVTYVTNVADAHVLAAENLMSSRTAAGEVFFTQNNERITFRDFCLAIWAHFGHTPPFEIHIPGTLAYLVGLSCGFLTWVFGTTNILSRGSVRDACSVRYASGERAKLILGYRPQVGIETGIRLSCEVSRQSYLSIDSSCPYLLMYLGLCSTYGDRITNAAGM